A genome region from Populus alba chromosome 5, ASM523922v2, whole genome shotgun sequence includes the following:
- the LOC118052846 gene encoding DEAD-box ATP-dependent RNA helicase 3, chloroplastic isoform X1 — MASTCTVIGVSSLFPSTTTNSCRRATTTTHPSPAIPCPSSSSAPFLSERPPHFNSLIAKTQLSFKHSLIINNSSSSFSPPSAIASPNSILSEEAFKGLDGFSDFEADVDAGGADVDYASSETEPCSNTSEDELDVSKLGLPHRLVQTLQNRGITHLFPIQRAVLIPALEGRDLIARAKTGTGKTLAFGIPIIKRLTEDAELRGSQRRTGRLPKALVLAPTRELAKQVEKEIKESAPYLSTVCVYGGVSYVTQQSALSRGVDVVVGTPGRIIDLLKGNSLKLGEVEYLVLDEADQMLSFGFEEDVEVILENLPSKRQSMLFSATMPIWVKKLARKYLDNPLQIDLVGDQEEKLAEGIKLYALSATAASKRTILSDLVTVYAKGGKTIIFTQTKRDADEVSMALTNTIASEALHGDISQHQRERTLNGFRQGKFTVLVATDVASRGLDIPNVDLIIHYELPNDAETFVHRSGRTGRAGKEGTAILMFTSSQRRTVRSLERDAGCKFEFVSAPAIEEVLESSAEQVVATLSGVHPESVEFFTPTAQKLIEEQGTNALAAALAHLSGFSQPPSSRSLISHEQGWATLQLTRDPTYSRGFLSARSVTGFLSDVYPAAADEVGKIHVIADERVQGAVFDLPEEIAKELLNKQIPPGNTIAKITKLPALQDDGPPGDFYGRFSSRDRPARGGPRGQRGGFRSSRGRGSGRDSDDEGTYRRGSRSNNNENSWSRMSRSSGDDWLIGGRRSSRPPSRDRSFGGSCFNCGRSGHRASECPNKKDF; from the exons atggcttCTACTTGTACTGTAATTGGggtttcttctcttttcccttctactactactaatagTTGTAGAAGAGCAACGACGACGACACATCCGTCACCAGCTATACCATGTCCTTCTTCGTCGTCTGCTCCTTTTTTGTCTGAAAGGCCTCCTCATTTCAATTCTTTAATAGCCAAAACGCAACTTAGCTTTAAACACAgccttattattaataatagcaGCAGCAGCTTCTCTCCTCCTAGTGCTATCGCTTCCCCAAATTCCATCCTCAGCGAAGAGGCCTTCAAGGGGCTAGATGGGTTTTCTGATTTCGAAGCTGATGTCGATGCCGGCGGTGCTGATGTCGATTACGCTTCTTCTGAAACTGAGCCATGTAGCAATACTAGTGAGGACGAACTTGACGTTTCTAAATTGGGTTTGCCTCACCGCCTTGTCCAAACCCTCCAGAATCGAGGAATCACTCACCTTTTCCCCATTCAA AGAGCTGTTTTAATTCCGGCTCTGGAAGGTCGAGATCTCATTGCTCGTGCAAAGACTGGAACTGGCAAGACATTAGCCTTCGGCATTCCGATCATCAAACGCCTTACTGAAGATGCTGAGCTAAGAGGTTCGCAAAG GCGAACTGGTAGGCTTCCTAAAGCTTTGGTCCTAGCACCTACTCGGGAGCTAGCAAAGCAAgtagagaaagaaattaaagagtcTGCACCTTATTTGAGCACTGTTTGTGTCTATGGAGGGGTTTCATATGTCACACAACAAAGTGCTCTTTCTCGTGGAGTTGACGTTGTGGTTGGAACTCCTGGTCGAATCATTGACCTATTGAAAGGTAACAGCCTCAAATTGGGTGAGGTTGAATATTTGGTCCTTGACGAGGCTGATCAAATGCTTTCATTTGGATTTGAGGAGGACGTGGAAGTTATTTTAGAAAATCTACCATCAAAGCGACAGAGCATGCTTTTCTCTGCAACTATGCCTATCTGGGTTAAAAAATTGGCAAGGAAATATTTGGATAATCCTTTGCAAATTGACTTG GTTGGTGATCAAGAGGAAAAGCTGGCAGAAGGAATCAAACTTTATGCTCTATCAGCCACAGCGGCTTCGAAGCGTACCATTCTTAGTGATCTTGTAACG GTCTATGCAAAGGGTGGGAAGACTATTATCTTTACTCAGACCAAACGAGATGCTGATGAAGTCTCTATGGCGCTAACAAACACTATAGCTTCGGAGGCATTGCATGGAGATATATCTCAGCATCAGAGGGAGAGAACTTTGAATGGTTTTCGACAGGGAAAGTTCACTGTGCTTGTTGCCACTGATGTTGCATCTCGTGGGCTTGATATCCCAAACGTTGATTTG ATTATCCACTATGAACTTCCCAATGACGCAGAAACTTTTGTGCATCGCTCTGGTCGTACTGGACGTGCAGGGAAGGAAGGTACAGCCATTTTGATGTTCACTAGCAGTCAAAGGAGGACTGTCAGATCCCTTGAGCGTGATGCAGGGTGCAAGTTTGAGTTTGTTAGTGCACCAGCAATTGAAGAGGTTTTGGAGTCATCAGCTGAGCAAGTCGTTGCCACTCTAAGTGGAGTTCATCCTGAGTCTGTAGAGTTTTTCACCCCAACTGCCCAGAAATTGATTGAAGAACAAGGAACAAATGCTCTTGCTGCTGCACTAGCACATTTGAGTGGATTTTCTCAGCCTCCTTCATCTCGGTCTCTCATTAGCCATGAACAA GGATGGGCAACGTTGCAGTTGACTCGGGATCCAACATATTCTAGAGGGTTTCTATCTGCTAGATCTGTTACTGGATTTCTTTCTGATGTTTATCCTGCAGCAGCTGATGAAGTTGGAAAAATACATGTTATTGCAGATGAAAGG GTTCAGGGAGCAGTTTTTGATCTTCCAGAGGAGATTGCAAAAGAATTGTTGAATAAGCAAATACCACCTGGAAACACCATTGCAAAGATCACCAAG TTGCCTGCATTGCAAGATGATGGTCCTCCAGGTGATTTTTATGGAAGGTTTTCTAGTAGGGATCGTCCTGCTAGAGGGGGTCCTAGGGGCCAGAGAGGTGGCTTTAGATCTTCCCGTGGTCGGGGAAGTGGTAGAGATTCTGATGATGAAGGAACGTACAGGCGTGGTAGTCGAAGTAACAATAATGAGAATAGTTGGTCCCGGATGTCGAGAAGCAGTGGAGATGATTGGCTGATAGGTGGTAGAAGATCAAGTAGGCCACCATCTCGGGATAG AAGCTTTGGAGGCTCTTGTTTTAATTGTGGGCGATCGGGGCACAGAGCATCAGAATGCCCTAACAAGAAAGATTTTTAG
- the LOC118052846 gene encoding DEAD-box ATP-dependent RNA helicase 3, chloroplastic isoform X2 codes for MASTCTVIGVSSLFPSTTTNSCRRATTTTHPSPAIPCPSSSSAPFLSERPPHFNSLIAKTQLSFKHSLIINNSSSSFSPPSAIASPNSILSEEAFKGLDGFSDFEADVDAGGADVDYASSETEPCSNTSEDELDVSKLGLPHRLVQTLQNRGITHLFPIQRAVLIPALEGRDLIARAKTGTGKTLAFGIPIIKRLTEDAELRGSQRRTGRLPKALVLAPTRELAKQVEKEIKESAPYLSTVCVYGGVSYVTQQSALSRGVDVVVGTPGRIIDLLKGNSLKLGEVEYLVLDEADQMLSFGFEEDVEVILENLPSKRQSMLFSATMPIWVKKLARKYLDNPLQIDLVGDQEEKLAEGIKLYALSATAASKRTILSDLVTVYAKGGKTIIFTQTKRDADEVSMALTNTIASEALHGDISQHQRERTLNGFRQGKFTVLVATDVASRGLDIPNVDLIIHYELPNDAETFVHRSGRTGRAGKEGTAILMFTSSQRRTVRSLERDAGCKFEFVSAPAIEEVLESSAEQVVATLSGVHPESVEFFTPTAQKLIEEQGTNALAAALAHLSGFSQPPSSRSLISHEQGWATLQLTRDPTYSRGFLSARSVTGFLSDVYPAAADEVGKIHVIADERGAVFDLPEEIAKELLNKQIPPGNTIAKITKLPALQDDGPPGDFYGRFSSRDRPARGGPRGQRGGFRSSRGRGSGRDSDDEGTYRRGSRSNNNENSWSRMSRSSGDDWLIGGRRSSRPPSRDRSFGGSCFNCGRSGHRASECPNKKDF; via the exons atggcttCTACTTGTACTGTAATTGGggtttcttctcttttcccttctactactactaatagTTGTAGAAGAGCAACGACGACGACACATCCGTCACCAGCTATACCATGTCCTTCTTCGTCGTCTGCTCCTTTTTTGTCTGAAAGGCCTCCTCATTTCAATTCTTTAATAGCCAAAACGCAACTTAGCTTTAAACACAgccttattattaataatagcaGCAGCAGCTTCTCTCCTCCTAGTGCTATCGCTTCCCCAAATTCCATCCTCAGCGAAGAGGCCTTCAAGGGGCTAGATGGGTTTTCTGATTTCGAAGCTGATGTCGATGCCGGCGGTGCTGATGTCGATTACGCTTCTTCTGAAACTGAGCCATGTAGCAATACTAGTGAGGACGAACTTGACGTTTCTAAATTGGGTTTGCCTCACCGCCTTGTCCAAACCCTCCAGAATCGAGGAATCACTCACCTTTTCCCCATTCAA AGAGCTGTTTTAATTCCGGCTCTGGAAGGTCGAGATCTCATTGCTCGTGCAAAGACTGGAACTGGCAAGACATTAGCCTTCGGCATTCCGATCATCAAACGCCTTACTGAAGATGCTGAGCTAAGAGGTTCGCAAAG GCGAACTGGTAGGCTTCCTAAAGCTTTGGTCCTAGCACCTACTCGGGAGCTAGCAAAGCAAgtagagaaagaaattaaagagtcTGCACCTTATTTGAGCACTGTTTGTGTCTATGGAGGGGTTTCATATGTCACACAACAAAGTGCTCTTTCTCGTGGAGTTGACGTTGTGGTTGGAACTCCTGGTCGAATCATTGACCTATTGAAAGGTAACAGCCTCAAATTGGGTGAGGTTGAATATTTGGTCCTTGACGAGGCTGATCAAATGCTTTCATTTGGATTTGAGGAGGACGTGGAAGTTATTTTAGAAAATCTACCATCAAAGCGACAGAGCATGCTTTTCTCTGCAACTATGCCTATCTGGGTTAAAAAATTGGCAAGGAAATATTTGGATAATCCTTTGCAAATTGACTTG GTTGGTGATCAAGAGGAAAAGCTGGCAGAAGGAATCAAACTTTATGCTCTATCAGCCACAGCGGCTTCGAAGCGTACCATTCTTAGTGATCTTGTAACG GTCTATGCAAAGGGTGGGAAGACTATTATCTTTACTCAGACCAAACGAGATGCTGATGAAGTCTCTATGGCGCTAACAAACACTATAGCTTCGGAGGCATTGCATGGAGATATATCTCAGCATCAGAGGGAGAGAACTTTGAATGGTTTTCGACAGGGAAAGTTCACTGTGCTTGTTGCCACTGATGTTGCATCTCGTGGGCTTGATATCCCAAACGTTGATTTG ATTATCCACTATGAACTTCCCAATGACGCAGAAACTTTTGTGCATCGCTCTGGTCGTACTGGACGTGCAGGGAAGGAAGGTACAGCCATTTTGATGTTCACTAGCAGTCAAAGGAGGACTGTCAGATCCCTTGAGCGTGATGCAGGGTGCAAGTTTGAGTTTGTTAGTGCACCAGCAATTGAAGAGGTTTTGGAGTCATCAGCTGAGCAAGTCGTTGCCACTCTAAGTGGAGTTCATCCTGAGTCTGTAGAGTTTTTCACCCCAACTGCCCAGAAATTGATTGAAGAACAAGGAACAAATGCTCTTGCTGCTGCACTAGCACATTTGAGTGGATTTTCTCAGCCTCCTTCATCTCGGTCTCTCATTAGCCATGAACAA GGATGGGCAACGTTGCAGTTGACTCGGGATCCAACATATTCTAGAGGGTTTCTATCTGCTAGATCTGTTACTGGATTTCTTTCTGATGTTTATCCTGCAGCAGCTGATGAAGTTGGAAAAATACATGTTATTGCAGATGAAAGG GGAGCAGTTTTTGATCTTCCAGAGGAGATTGCAAAAGAATTGTTGAATAAGCAAATACCACCTGGAAACACCATTGCAAAGATCACCAAG TTGCCTGCATTGCAAGATGATGGTCCTCCAGGTGATTTTTATGGAAGGTTTTCTAGTAGGGATCGTCCTGCTAGAGGGGGTCCTAGGGGCCAGAGAGGTGGCTTTAGATCTTCCCGTGGTCGGGGAAGTGGTAGAGATTCTGATGATGAAGGAACGTACAGGCGTGGTAGTCGAAGTAACAATAATGAGAATAGTTGGTCCCGGATGTCGAGAAGCAGTGGAGATGATTGGCTGATAGGTGGTAGAAGATCAAGTAGGCCACCATCTCGGGATAG AAGCTTTGGAGGCTCTTGTTTTAATTGTGGGCGATCGGGGCACAGAGCATCAGAATGCCCTAACAAGAAAGATTTTTAG
- the LOC118052845 gene encoding uncharacterized protein: protein MAELLPIYFSIIAFFCALGAMALAIFHIYRHLRNYTEPTYQRYIVRIIFMVPVYALMSFLSLIFPDSSIYFNSIREVYEAWVIYNFLSLCLAWVGGPGAVVLSLSGRAMKPSWCLMTCCFPPVPLDGRFIRRCKQGCLQFVILKPFLVAVTLILYAKGKYKDGNFSPKQSYLYLTIIYTISYTMALYALALFYVACKDLLQPFNPVPKFIIIKSVVFLTYWQGVLVFLAAKSGFIKDAEEAAQFQDFIICVEMLIAAVGHLYAFPYKEYAGANIAGSCDLTRSLAHALKLNDFYHDTVHQFAPTYHDYVLYNHTEGDEGTRKYRSRTFVPTGHEMDAVRKNKLVFGNKIDEIQLSSHSSSATSTPKNDTSVLNSAHSDAMKSSLLMDSSNSVSAPYDMSLIDMDFSNYPAKVAAANETSR from the exons ATGGCTGAATTGCTGCCGATTTACTTTAGCATTATTGCTTTCTTTTGCGCCTTGGGAGCTATGGCTTTGGCTATTTTCCACATCTACAGGCACCTTCGGAATTACACTGAACCTACTTATCAGAGATACATAGTCCGCATCATCTTTATGGTCCCG GTTTATGCATTGATGTCTTTCTTGTCCCTAATTTTTCCAGACAGTTCAATCTATTTCAATTCCATACGTGAAGT TTATGAAGCTTGGGTCATTTATAACTTTCTGTCCTTATGCCTGGCTTGGGTTGGTGGCCCTGGAGCAGTTGTGCTAAGTTTAAGTGGGCGGGCTATGAAGCCATCATGGTGTCTGATGACTTGTTGCTTTCCTCCTGTACCATTGGATGG GCGTTTTATTCGGAGGTGCAAGCAGGGCTGTTTGCAGTTTGTGATTCTGAAGCCTTTTTTAGTTGCTGTTACACTCATACTTTATGCAAAAGGAAAATACAAGGATGGGAATTTCAGTCCTAAACAATCGTACCTGTATCTCACCATTATATACACAATCTCGTATACAATGGCATTGTATGCTTTGGCATTGTTTTATGTGGCATGCAAAGATCTGCTTCAGCCGTTCAACCCAGTTCCGAAGTTTATCATCATCAAATCTGTTGTGTTCTTGACATACTGGCAG ggAGTTCTGGTTTTTCTTGCTGCAAAGTCTGGATTTATAAAGGATGCAGAGGAAGCTGCTCagtttcaagattttattatatgtGTGGAGATGCTTATAGCTGCTGTTGGTCATCTTTATGCATTTCCATACAAAGAGTATGCTGGTGCGAATATTGCTGGGTCTTGTGATCTGACACGTAGTCTTGCACATGCCCTGAAGTTGAATGACTTCTACCATGACACTGTTCACCAG TTTGCACCTACTTATCATGATTATGTGCTCTACAACCATACTGAGGGTGATGAGGGAACAAGAAAGTATCGCTCGAGAACCTTTGTGCCAACTGGCCACGAGATGGATGCTGTGAGGAAAAACAAACTTGTATTTGGAAACAAGATAGACGAGATTCAGCTATCCAGTCACTCTTCCTCCGCCACAAGCACACCCAAAAATGATACCTCAGTGCTCAATTCTGCACATTCTGATGCAATGAAATCTTCCCTTCTTATGGATTCTTCTAATTCTGTATCTGCACCATATGACATGTCACTTATTGACATGGACTTCTCCAATTACCCTGCAAAAGTTGCTGCTGCAAATGAAACTAGTAGGTGA